From a region of the Cucumis sativus cultivar 9930 chromosome 6, Cucumber_9930_V3, whole genome shotgun sequence genome:
- the LOC101219012 gene encoding phosphatidylinositol transfer protein 3 isoform X1 produces the protein MFLLKRRGSHNNGETDDPSLQDGKIIELKGAMGNLSGRSIKYCNDACLRRYLAARNWDLNKAKKMLEDSLKWRATYKPEEIRWNEVAHEGETGKSFRANFYDRFGRTVLISRPGMQNTNSPEDNVRHVVYLLENTILNLRNGQEQIAWLIDFTGFTLNTNISVKAARGIINILQSHYPERLAVSFLYNPPRIFQAFWKAIRYFIDPNTGQKVNFIYPNNKDSVELMKSFFDMENLPSVFGGKATLTYDHEEFSKMMAMDDIKTAKFWEVNDKPSHNMNGHSGLEVAQEEAIPISVSSA, from the exons ATGTTTCTTCTTAAAAGAAGGGGCTCCCATAACAATGGAGAAACTGATGATCCTTCACTGCAGGATGGAAAG ATCATTGAACTAAAAGGTGCCATGGGGAACCTATCCGGTCGCAGTATAAAGTACTGTAATGATGCATGCCTTCGGAGATATTTGGCTGCTCGGAATTGGGATCTTAACAAGGCAAAGAAAATGCTGGAGGACTCACTCAAATGGAGGGCAACTTACAAGCCCGAGGAAATCAGATGG AATGAAGTAGCACATGAAGGTGAAACAGGCAAATCTTTTAGAGCAAATTTCTACGACCGTTTCGGTCGAACAGTGCTCATATCCAGGCCAGGGATGCAG AATACGAACTCGCCGGAAGACAATGTTCGACATGTGGTGTATCTTTTAGAGAACACCATTTTGAACCTTCGTAACGGCCAAGAACAGATAGCGTGGCTGATAGATTTTACTGGATTTACACTAAACACCAACATCTCTGTCAAAGCAGCAAGAGGCATTATTAACATACTGCAGAGCCACTATCCAGAAAGGCTTGCTGTTTCATTTCTCTACAATCCTCCAAGAATCTTTCAAGCCTTTTGGAAG GCTATCAGGTACTTTATTGATCCAAATACAGGTCAGAAAGTAAACTTTATATACCCCAACAACAAGGACAGTGTAGAGCTGATGAAATCTTTCTTCGATATGGAAAACCTTCCAAGTGTATTTGGAGGAAAAGCCACTCTAACATATGACCATGAAGAGTTCTCAAAAATGATGGCAATGGACGACATTAAAACTGCCAAATTTTGGGAGGTAAACGATAAGCCTTCCCATAATATGAATGGGCATTCAGGCCTTGAGGTCGCACAAGAAGAGGCAATACCCATCTCCGTTTCATCAGCTTAG
- the LOC101219012 gene encoding CRAL-TRIO domain-containing protein C23B6.04c isoform X2, producing the protein MGNLSGRSIKYCNDACLRRYLAARNWDLNKAKKMLEDSLKWRATYKPEEIRWNEVAHEGETGKSFRANFYDRFGRTVLISRPGMQNTNSPEDNVRHVVYLLENTILNLRNGQEQIAWLIDFTGFTLNTNISVKAARGIINILQSHYPERLAVSFLYNPPRIFQAFWKAIRYFIDPNTGQKVNFIYPNNKDSVELMKSFFDMENLPSVFGGKATLTYDHEEFSKMMAMDDIKTAKFWEVNDKPSHNMNGHSGLEVAQEEAIPISVSSA; encoded by the exons ATGGGGAACCTATCCGGTCGCAGTATAAAGTACTGTAATGATGCATGCCTTCGGAGATATTTGGCTGCTCGGAATTGGGATCTTAACAAGGCAAAGAAAATGCTGGAGGACTCACTCAAATGGAGGGCAACTTACAAGCCCGAGGAAATCAGATGG AATGAAGTAGCACATGAAGGTGAAACAGGCAAATCTTTTAGAGCAAATTTCTACGACCGTTTCGGTCGAACAGTGCTCATATCCAGGCCAGGGATGCAG AATACGAACTCGCCGGAAGACAATGTTCGACATGTGGTGTATCTTTTAGAGAACACCATTTTGAACCTTCGTAACGGCCAAGAACAGATAGCGTGGCTGATAGATTTTACTGGATTTACACTAAACACCAACATCTCTGTCAAAGCAGCAAGAGGCATTATTAACATACTGCAGAGCCACTATCCAGAAAGGCTTGCTGTTTCATTTCTCTACAATCCTCCAAGAATCTTTCAAGCCTTTTGGAAG GCTATCAGGTACTTTATTGATCCAAATACAGGTCAGAAAGTAAACTTTATATACCCCAACAACAAGGACAGTGTAGAGCTGATGAAATCTTTCTTCGATATGGAAAACCTTCCAAGTGTATTTGGAGGAAAAGCCACTCTAACATATGACCATGAAGAGTTCTCAAAAATGATGGCAATGGACGACATTAAAACTGCCAAATTTTGGGAGGTAAACGATAAGCCTTCCCATAATATGAATGGGCATTCAGGCCTTGAGGTCGCACAAGAAGAGGCAATACCCATCTCCGTTTCATCAGCTTAG